The Rosa rugosa chromosome 3, drRosRugo1.1, whole genome shotgun sequence sequence CGGATAAGATTGTGGAGCCCAAGAGGGCTCCTCTGATTCCGGGCATGGAGGCGGTGAAGAAGGCCTCCATTGAGGCTGGAGCTTTGGGCTGCACAATCAGCGGGGCCGGGCCCACGGCGGTTGCGGTGACGGACAATGCCGAAAAGGGGAAGGAAATCGGAGAGCGGATGGTGGCGGCTTTTTTGAAAGATGGGAACTTGAAAGCTGTGGCGAGTGTGAATAGGTTGGACAGAGTTGGTGCTAGGCTTGTTAGTAGCATTCCCAGATGAAGTGTTGGAGTTGTTCTTGGAATTTGAGTTGCGCATTTAGGTGAGTTCTGCTTGTTGCTTTAGAACTAGCAGAAGGTTGCCGCGATTGTAATCCGAAGCAAAATTGAAAACAAGTAATGTATGTGTTTGATTAAGCCTGAGTTTAGGCTGGTGAGAGAAGTAAAACTAATAAGGAATCCAATGCAGGCTGTGTTTCCTCGAAGTTATAAAGTTTTATTATACTTCAGTCTTCTCATTAGTGTTCTTCTGGCTTCTGATTTGGATGTGGGCCGAGTCCTTTGTGAGTATCTAATGTTTCTCAGACTTGTAGTTTAAAAAGGCAGGTGGGATACCTAATATATTTTGTTGATCTTGTTTATATATCGAGATGTTTTTCTGCCATAGCTTAATGGAGAAAGTGCTGATCATGTTTTGTGCATGGTCAAGTGGCACCAAAATTATGGCAGAATCTGGTTAGAGATGCTTGGGTGTGTTGGGTATCTCCAGCAGGGTGCTTTGCTCTGTCAAGTGAAATTCACAATGTCTTTGGCCaagggagaaaaaaaatgaaaagttcTCTTGCAGTGTTTTGGCTGCAATCTGGGAAATTAGGGTGGAAAGGAATAAAAGGATTTTTGATGATCATATGATGTGGGAGTGGAGAACACACTTGGGAGAAAGTTAAATTCCTGTTAGCTTTGTGGGCTTCAGTATCAATTGAGTTTAAGGAGCAAAGATTCTCCTCCTTTTTTCTAATTGGAAGGCTGCAGtcatttgagtttttttttttcttttttcttttttcttttttatggcCTAGGGTTTATGTCTTTCTTAGGCTAATCCTCTGTAGTcttcttggttttgttttgcTATATAGCTGTGAACTTCTTGTCCACGGCTTGTGTTTCTTCTTGTGTTTCGTTATTCATAAAAGGTTgtttcttaaaaaaataaataaataaaaagtgtaTAATTGATAATCTGGTTGCTTTCTATCTATTAACGTTCTCTGCCAAACAAAAACTGCTTACAATTGCCATCTGCCCTTTCATAATAGTGCTTTGGATTTTATGCATTTGGTTATGTTTTTGCTTTTAGGGACTTGTTTAAGTTCAGTTTATGTGTCCTTTATGGTGGGTGATGTTGGTTGTTGCTGTTAACTAAAATTAGTATTGAGGAACTACTCTGTGTAGGGTAAAATCACATCAGCATAAATTTTGTTGTTCTCCAAGTGATATCTTTTAGTCTTGTTGTTGTATGAAACTCTCTTATATTTCATACTTTTCTGCTGTGTATTGGGTATTCCGATAAAGTAAAAGAATTACATTTCTCTGAGGAAAGATACAAAATCTCCTAAATTTGTACAAAGCTCattagaaataagaatttcTGTGATACATATACGTCTGGCTAGGTTGGGGCAATGGAAGGCTATGCCTCTAGCTCTGCGTTCTTTGAAAGTACTGAGagtgaagttatgaattttcactTGGTTTATCCAGGGTATTTAAATTTCTCATGTTTgtaatttttatgtttttaattgaGGATGGAAAATCAGGGCATTGAATTTCAGCATAATGATAGATAGAATATGTCTGCATTTCTTTGCTGCAGATGATGATTCAAGACCATTTCCGTATGCTTCTCAATAGATGCTTTAAAGAATTCCTTGGACAAAAGAAAGGGACAAGTTTGGGAGAACCCTCACTTGGACCAtgcatttgatttctttgtagATGGGAGCTTTGGGTTACCTTGCTTTTGGGGAAGGGGAACTACGTATTTGATCACGGGGCTCGTCTGGTGCAGGCTTCCATAATGGTGAAGCATTGAAGCCTGGTCTTGTTTGACTTTATTCGTTACATGGCCTAGAAGATAAATCCAGTTCATTAAATTGTTTacggttttggacttttggggTGGTTGCTGGTTTTCTTCCGTTGGTGGGTCTCTTGGTCCAGAGATTTGCTATTTTCATGTCTTAGCAGGAATGATGTGTGTTACTTTTTTGTGAATTGGagttcaattttcatttttgacGACTTTGGTATTAGGAGTTTTTCTTGGGGTTTCAGTAACTTGTTTTCCTCTTCAAGACAAATTTGCTGTCATTGCAAGGTATTTGAATATCAACTATTTTTAGCTTAGAACAGTGTGTATCACCTACCTATATCAGCAAAAAGATATAATCACTCCTAATTGTGGTTGCGACGTCAATCAAATCGGTTATGAAGGCTTATTTGTTGCACCTGATATTTTGATGATTTACTTCTTTGTAAAGAACAAATAGTATCTGTCATGTCGTATATGCTTGCTTTTTCCATGAATATGGGGGGTTGGAGTGGAATCACAGCGGAGAAGTGGTAACAGATTAACAATGAGGTGGTGGTTTTAAATGTTAAGAACATGGATTTTATTTgagattttctcattttctggtaaacccatcttcttctcttttgttGGTTGCGCCTGCATTCACGTTTTTGTTGCTGTAAATGCCTAGAACAAATGTGTCTGTATGAGGAGAAGCATGATTTTGGGTTTCTGTTTCAAGCATGTATATGACTTATCTGTATTCAGTTTTGGTTTTTTGGTCCAGGCTCTTAAATGTACTCTTCTTTCTAGAACACTGTGCTAAACAATGTGGAAGAGTTTGGACCATTACTTATGACTAAAATTACTGTTCCTAACAGTAAATCTGGTCCTAACTCTTCACTATAGACTTCGGTATTTTTTCAACAAAATCATGCCGAAAATAAAGTGGTAGAGTTTGGACCGTTGGTTACTGACTTTAATGTTGATGGTTACCGCTGACCAATCACCATAGTTCGAAACGTGCTTTGTTTCTCATCAATTGTCGATTCCATCAGTGTCTCAACCACTACCTGTACATAACAAATTGAGATTGGTATTGTTCATTCAGATTAGTCTAAGGTGTCTACCAAATTGGAATCAATGGTTAGCAAGTTGTCAACTTAAGTTGGATGTTTGAATACTGATGTTTGAACTCGCAGTTTGGTGAACCAGGAGGCCAGCAATTTGGAGCTCCTGCGGTTCTTAGGGTGTTTATCAACACCAGCCATAGTCATAGAGATGAGGGTTGTTGGTCCTTTAATGCTAGATCATGACTTGACTGCATAGTTCCCCAACTTGAGGTCTTTATATTTTGCAAGTTCTCATTGTTAAAACCCGGTAGTTATTCGAGTTTTGATCATTCTCTTTGACATTATGGCTCCCCAGTTCATGTTTCTCATTGGCAAACCTCCCGTTGTCATCATTCTTGTTCCTTTCTTGTGTATCTTAGCCTCTGTCATTGCCATGTTCACTCGGCCAATTCTATGGCTTGCACGGTTACTACTTAACAGCCGAGGCCTCGAGGACAGGATTCTCCGGTCATTTCCAAAGATCTGTTATACTGCAGAAGTCGATGAAAAGCTCACAGAATGCGCTGTCTGCTTGATGGAGTATGAGGATGGAGATGCATTAAGGATTTTGCCTCCTTGTGGTCATGGTTTCCATGTTGACTGTGTTGATAGGTGGCTGAAGTGCCACTCTTCATGTCCATCGTGTCGCGCCGTTGTAGTTATGGAGAGCAAAGCACAGATACTTGGAGACGCCAATAGTCCACCATTCTCAGATACATCATATACAGTTTCAAATCCGTACAGACTGAGTTTCTGGCATCTTTGAATAGTACGTTTATGTTTGGTGCAGACATAACAACGGAAGGCCAAAGAAGATGAACTGATTTATTATACTTGTATGTGAAGTCATCCAGTTACACTATAGCCAAATTTTAATGGTAAataccaaaaagaaaatggagataCAATATTTTGATTTAGTTGGGACAATAGGGTATGGaggttttctgttttctgtttcttctgGTCTCATCTCTGGAAACATAAATAAAAGGAGGTTATGGATGGTTCCAATGCTTcgttttctttccctttttctaAAATTTTGAGCCACACCAGCCCATGGAAACCTTCTTTTCCTTTGATTTTCTTCCAATGGGGAAATATATAGATCCTGAAAACATCAATTGCATGATGCATGAATCTATACCATCAAAGCAAAGCTTGGATCCCAGAAAATCATTCCGAATACAGAGAGCTATCAAGTCATTTATATCATGTATGACAAATGAGACATGAAAAATGTACACATCATCCTTTCTGAAGGATTCACCGTACAGTTTCCAATGtatgaaagaaaatataaatttgAAGGAACAGCCATCAAATTTCTAAATCACATAGAAACTAATTGTCCTTGGCAGCTGCAGCCTGCTTTGCACCAACAGAGAAGAACTCGGTGATAACTTCAAGGGGCATGCCTTTGGTTTCCGGAACTTTCATGAAAACAAAAATCCAAGCAATGACGCACACTACAGCGTACATACCAAAAACGCCAGAAAGGCCGATGGATTTGAGCAGCACCGGGAGGGAGTAGGTGACGATGATGTCGCCAATCCAAAACGTGAGGGCACAGATGGCAATGCAGAGACCTCGTACTCGGGTAGGGAAGATTTCCGCACAGAGAATGTTGGGGACTGGTCCGAACCCCATCACAAAGGAACAGAAGTACAGCACAACGCTACCAGTTGAGATTGCTGCATTCACAACGCTACCGAAATTCACAAGGCTTCCAAGGACTAGGATCACGAGAGAAAGTATCAAGATGGGGATTGTGGTGAGCAGTAAGGTCCTGAATTAAGAATGGAAAGAGGATGGTTAAGAAACAAAATGCAAAACAattaaaggaaaagaagatgGTTCCCTCATAGTCATAACTTGGAGTTATTTTGAAACGATCTTAAATTGTCATTACAGATAACTTCACACTAAAAGTATAGTTTTGGTAATTCAATTATGAGGGAATGTAGTCATAACTTGTTTTGAAAACACCATAATTTCTATAAATAAAGTAATTTACCTTCTGCCAGAGATATCCATGAGCCTCATGGCAACAGCAATACTAGGAAGCATCAATAAGGTTGTCAATCCACTAATAAGCAGAGATGCAGAAGCTGAGCTAAGACCAAGGTTTGAAAGAAGCACTCCAACACCGGCCTGCTCAAGAATTTGAGGTGTGTAGTAGAGAACCCCATTTATGCCGGAGAACTGCATCATTATGAGAAAGCCTCAGAGGTGTATGAAATCGAGTAAAAGGGTAAAAAGTAGACAAACTTTTAAATATAATCTAATTGGAATCGTGCCACAAGAATTACCTGCTGAAGTATTTGAATTCCGACACCAACAACCAAAGCATGCTTGACTCCTGGTTCGAAAAGATCGCTCCAAGTTGTCCCTTTACGAGAAGCTGCAGCTGGGTGAACCATTGCTGGTCCAACTGGATGATGTT is a genomic window containing:
- the LOC133737662 gene encoding RING-H2 finger protein ATL8-like, whose product is MAPQFMFLIGKPPVVIILVPFLCILASVIAMFTRPILWLARLLLNSRGLEDRILRSFPKICYTAEVDEKLTECAVCLMEYEDGDALRILPPCGHGFHVDCVDRWLKCHSSCPSCRAVVVMESKAQILGDANSPPFSDTSYTVSNPYRLSFWHL